The following are encoded together in the Fusarium keratoplasticum isolate Fu6.1 chromosome 1, whole genome shotgun sequence genome:
- a CDS encoding phosphoribosylaminoimidazole carboxylase has protein sequence MAKPVIGLLGGGQLGRMLQEQAMLLGIELVVLDENNCPTKQINLNEKHVEGSFKDPEKIRELARRCDILTVEIEHINTEVLEEIATKGVEVDGQVKKVPVHPSWETLRLIQDKYLQKEHFGKAGIPIAPQISVESGILMQESLQKAAETFGFPFMLKARKGSYDGRGNFKVNGPEDFAEAIKDMGKLSLYAEKFQPFVKELAVMVVRTEDDAGNLKDVYAYPAVETVHEESICTKVFYGKVSKEVGEKARKVACDVIRTVKGRGVFAVEMFLLANDELVINEVAPRPHNSGHYTIEAVPYFSQYKAQLYSILDIVPPSLKLQPRVSSAIMLNILGGAQESSHDALVDLTHTHYHDDMDVFLHLYGKSSKPGRKIGHITVTSYSPEVNLEELAAPLIKEVDSIRQGRLDAASAQLRPTAPAATSQPPAPTSSRDTKNPLVVVTMGSDSDLHVLKGAFEVLERFRVPYDFTITSAHRTPHTMSALAKSAADRGIRVIIAAAGGAAALPGMLASETPIPVIGVPVKATHLDGQDSLLSIVQMPRGCPVATVGINNSTNAGMLSVRILGTGDAKYRKAMADYMVSMGEEVEGKAARLQEIGWKAYLEKK, from the exons ATGGCGAAGCCAGTCATTGGTCTATTGGGCGGTGGCCAGCTCGGCCGAATGCTCCAGGAGCAGGCCATGCTGCTGGGCATCGAGCTTGTCGTCCTGGATGAGAACAACTGCCCCACCAAGCAGATCAACCTGAACGAGAAGCACGTCGAGGGCTCTTTCAAGGACCCCGAGAAGATTCGGGAGCTCGCCAGGCGGTGTGACATTCTCACCGTCGAGATTGAGCATATCAACAccgaggttctcgaggagATCGCCACCAAGggtgttgaggttgacggccaggtcaagaaggtgCCCGTGCACCCCTCGTGGGAGACCCTCCGTCTGATCCAGGACAAGTACCTCCAGAAGGAGCACTTTGGAAAGGCTGGAATTCCCATTGCGCCTCAGATTTCGGTCGAGTCGGGCATCTTGATGCAGGAGTCGCTCCAGAAGGCTGCTGAGACCTTTGGCTTCCCCTTcatgctcaaggcccgcAAGGGCTCCTACGATGGCCGCGGAAACTTCAAGGTCAATGGCCCCGAGGACTTTGCCGAGGCTATCAAGGATATGGGCAAGCTGTCTCTGTACGCCGAAAAGTTTCAGCCCTTTGTCAAGGAGCTGGCCGTCATGGTTGTGAGGACCGAGGACGACGCTGGCAACCTGAAGGACGTCTACGCCTATCCCGCGGTTGAGACTGTCCACGAGGAGAGCATCTGCACAAAGGTGTTTTACGGAAAGGTCTCGAAGGAGGTCGGCGAGAAGGCGAGAAAGGTTGCCTGTGATGTCATCAGAACCGTCAAGGGCAGGGGCGTCTTTGCGGTCGAGATGTTTCTCCTGGCCAACG ACGAGCTGGTGATCAATGAGGTTGCCCCCAGACC CCACAACTCTGGACACTACACCATCGAGGCTGTCCCTTACTTCAGCCAGTACAAGGCCCAACTCTACTCTATCCTCGACATTGTGCCCCCTTCCCTCAAGCTTCAGCCTCGCGTGTCTAGTGCCATCATGCTCAACATTCTTGGTGGTGCTCAGGAGTCTTCCCACGATGCGCTGGTTGACCTGACCCACACTCACTACCACGATGATATGGACGTTTTCCTGCATCTGTATGGCAAGTCTTCTAAGCCTGGCCGGAAGATTGGACATATCACTGTCACCTCCTACTCCCCCGAGGTCAACCTTGAGGAACTGGCTGCCCCTCTTATCAAGGAGGTTGATAGCATCCGTCAGGGCCGTCTTGATGCTGCTTCAGCTCAGCTGCGTCCCACCGCTCCCGCTGCCACTTCACAACCGCCCGCGCCAACATCTTCGCGCGATACCAAGAACCCCTTGGTCGTTGTGACGATGGGCTCCGACTCGGATCTGCACGTGCTCAAGGGTGCATTCGAGGTCCTGGAGCGCTTCCGTGTTCCCTACGACTTCACCATCACTTCTGCTCACCGTACACCACACACTATGAGCGCTTTGGCCAAGTCTGCTGCTGATCGCGGCATCCGAGTAATcatcgctgctgctggtggtgcAGCTGCGCTCCCTGGCATGCTGGCCTCCGAGACGCCCATCCCCGTTATCGGTGTGCCCGTCAAGGCAACTCACCTCGACGGCCAAGACTCGCTGCTGAGCATCGTTCAGATGCCCCGAGGCTGCCCCGTGGCCACGGTTGGCATCAACAACTCTACCAATGCCGGTATGCTCAGTGTCCGCATTCTTGGCACCGGCGATGCCAAGTACAGGAAGGCTATGGCCGACTACATGGTGAGCATGggcgaggaggttgagggcaAGGCGGCTAGGCTGCAGGAGATTGGGTGGAAGGCGTACCTGGAAAAGAAGTAA
- a CDS encoding Hydrolase-4 domain-containing protein — protein sequence MSIPLHPALRTAIWAVAAPLGLYCIFLGLGMTPFFQRHFLYAHKINTLLWTDVNKPQQWGFARNQVTPFSLKTPDGESIYAWHILPLPLYLQNEASIESQNPGFSEDFTKTESFRLLKEDPESRLVLYCESISADSLAHTGQNAGHIAQAIRPDSYHSLTDTSSYHVIAIDYRGFGHSTGVPSEAGVIQDASTLVEWAINVAGIPSSRIQLLGQSLGTAVVSGVAEKYALQGVEFAGITLVAGFSDLANLLVGYRIAGIFPVLAPFRVWPWLVRYLHRFIVDKWHSADRLANIVRHTKTRLRINLIHAKDDRDIPWTEDNKLFRAAAQETVGILDEAEFDAWKEQRTIRKGDDAFVTTWMAEPNIIIRQELFPHGGHNDIMGYAPVALGIMRAFDLHGTTYTED from the exons ATGTCAATCCCCCTTCATCCCGCGCTGCGGACAGCCATCTGGGCGGTCGCGGCACCTCTGGGCCTGTACTGCAtcttccttggcctgggcATGACTCCTTTCTTTCAGAGACA CTTTCTGTACGCTCACAAAATCAACACCCTCCTGTGGACAGACGTCAACAAGCCGCAGCAATGGGGTTTTGCTC GAAATCAGGTGACTCCGTTTTCGCTCAAGACGCCAGATGGGGAATCCATCTATGCTTGGCACATCCTTCCGTTGCCTCTATACCTACAGAATGAGGCTTCGATAGAGTCGCAGAACCCAGGCTTCTCGGAAGACTTTACCAAGACCGAGTCGTTTCGCCTCCTCAAAGAAGATCCCGAGTCACGATTGGTGTTGTACTGTGAGTCGATCTCCGCTGATTCACTTGCACACACTGG ACAGAATGCTGGCCACATTGCGCAAGCCATCCGGCCTGATAGCTACCATTCTCTAACTGACACCTCGTCCTACCATGTCATTGCTATTGACTATCGAGGCTTTGGCCACTCCACCGGCGTTCCGTCCGAGGCAGGTGTCATTCAAGATGCTTCAACGCTTGTCGAATGGGCCATCAATGTCGCGGGGATTCCCTCCAGTCGCATCCAGCTCCTGGGTCAAAGCTTAGGTACGGCAGTTGTCAGCGGCGTCGCTGAGAAGTATGCTCTTCAGGGCGTCGAGTTTGCCGGCATTACACTTGTTGCCGGGTTCAGCGATCTGGCAAATCTACTCGTGGGTTACCGCATTGCCGGCATCTTTCCCGTTCTCGCGCCCTTCCGTGTCTGGCCCTGGCTAGTGCGCTACCTTCACCGCTTCATTGTCGACAAGTGGCATTCCGCTGATCGACTGGCCAACATTGTTCGACACACAAAGACGAGGCTAAGGATCAACTTGATCCATGCCAAGGATGACCGAGATATTCCCTGGACTGAGGACAACAAACTGTTCCGAGCAGCAGCACAGGAGACAGTAGGAATTCTCGACGAAGCCGAATTCGATGCTTGGAAAGAACAGCGGACCATCAGAAAGGGAGATGACGCATTCGTAACGACCTGGATGGCAGAgcccaacatcatcatccgacAAGAACTCTTCCCACATGGAG GTCACAACGACATTATGGGATATGCACCTGTCGCCCTCGGTATTATGAGGGCGTTTGATCTACACGGAACGACTTACACTGAAGACTAG
- a CDS encoding Glycylpeptide N-tetradecanoyltransferase, whose amino-acid sequence MSEESKPVEPVVDETSTELKGKAIAEAEAEAESGSESEHDEHDEHADPNAAEGSSDKKKKKKKSKRAKVKEALTGQKSGPTDSDFHKALDGLTPQQIKEFLALNPALAKEVSKASSSENPSADEAAAMLRKMNLQDIMTGLAAGGKNAKDMGSYKFWQTQPVPKFGEDSTLKEGPLRIQKVEEVDKEPAPLIAGFEWVTMDLTDDEEIKEVYELLNKHYVEDDEAMFRFNYSPSILRWAMMPPGWKKEYHVGVRATQSRKLVAFISAIPVRLRVRENFITCSEVNFLAIHKKLRGKRLTPVLIKEITRRSNLNEIWQGLYTAGVVLPKPVSTCRYFHRALNWQKLYECGFSPLPPNSKPQYQIRKYHLPESTSTKGLRPMEEKDLEAVMDLYKRYTSRFDMTPEFTREEAYHWFVPKIEPSGEQVVWTYVVVDNDNKITDFFSFFCIESSAIGNTKHSVIKVAYMFYYGTEVALQETFDKAALKKRLNELAHDALILAKQYKFDVFNALTLMDNALFLEQQKFGAGDGQLHYYLFNYRLNPIGGGVDRKNHLDEENLSGIGLVMP is encoded by the exons ATGTCTGAGGAGTCCAAGCCGGTCGAGCCGGTGGTCGACGAGACCAGCaccgagctcaagggcaaggccatcgccgaagccgaagctgAAGCCGAATCCGGCTCCGAGTCGGAGCACGACGAACATGACGAGCATGCCGATcccaacgccgccgagggcTCCAGcgacaagaaaaagaagaagaagaagtcgaagcgcgccaaggtcaaggaggccctGACCGGCCAAAAATCTGGCCCTACCGATTCCGACTTCCACAAGGCCCTTGACGGCCTCACTCCccagcagatcaaggagTTTCTCGCCCTCAACCCGgccctggccaaggaggtgTCCAAGGCCTCGAGCAGCGAGAACCCCTCTGCCGATGAGGCCGCCGCCATGCTGCGCAAGATGAACCTCCAGGACATCATGACTGGACTTGCCGCCGGCGGAAAGAATGCCAAGGACATGGGCTCTTACAAGTTCTGGCAGACGCAACCTGTGCCCAAGTTTGGCGAGGACTCGACTCTGAAGGAGGGTCCCCTCCGCATCCaaaaggtcgaggaggtggaCAAGGAGCCTGCGCCTCTGATCGCCGGTTTCGAGTGGGTGACGATGGATCTGactgatgacgaggagatcaaggaggtgtatgagctcctcaacaagcaCTATgttgaggacgacgaggccatgtTCCGCTTCAACTACTCTCCCTCTATCCTTCGATG GGCCATGATGCCTCCtggctggaagaaggagtATCACGTTGGCGTTCGCGCCACCCAGTCGCGCAAACTCGTCGCCTTCATCTCAGCCATCCCCGTCAGGCTGCGCGTTCGCGAAAACTTCATCACCTGCTCCGAGGTCAACTTCCTCGCCATTCACAAGAAGCTTCGAGGCAAGCGCCTCACTCCCgtcctcatcaaggagattaCCCGCCGCAGCAACCTTAACGAGATCTGGCAGGGTCTCTACACTGCTGGTGTCGTCCTCCCCAAGCCCGTCAGCACATGCCGGTACTTCCACCGTGCCCTTAACTGGCAGAAGCTGTACGAGTGCGGCTTCAGCCCTCTTCCCCCTAACAGCAAGCCTCAGTACCAGATTCGCAAGTATCACCTACCCGAGAGCACAAGCACCAAGGGTCTGCGCccgatggaggagaaggatctCGAAGCCGTCATGGATCTGTACAAGCGATACACATCTCGTTTCGATATGACACCCGAGTTCACTCGTGAGGAGGCCTATCACTGGTTTGTCCCTAAGATTGAGCCCAGCGGAGAGCAGGTTGTGTGGACATACGTTGTTGTG GATAACGACAACAAGATTAccgacttcttctccttcttctgcatTGAATCCTCTGCTATTGGTAACACCAAGCACAGCGTTATCAAGGTTGCCTACATGTTCTACTATGGAACCGAGGTGGCCCTGCAAGAGACTTTTGACAAGGCCGCGCTTAAGAAGCGCCTCAACGAGCTCGCGCACGACgctctcatcctcgccaagcAGTACAAGTTTGACGTCTTCAACGCCCTCACCCTCATGGACAACGCCCTCTTCCTGGAGCAGCAAAAGTTTGGTGCAGGTGATGGCCAGCTTCACTACTACCTGTTCAATTATCGCCTCAACCCCATCGGCGGTGGTGTCGATCGCAAGAACCaccttgatgaggagaacCTCAGTGGCATCGGTTTGGTGATGCCTTGA
- a CDS encoding Restriction of telomere capping protein 5 → MGQNLSDEQPQRRSHEELTHELAERFRSKCFTSLEFYSLKDVFKSLADQQDLIRYMKEDTIARYLEIPDILGASPVIFQIVSYLGAFPFLQDAPVVLELPRMIMVIVIMTERYRTVLARGSSDRTKLLFRSLAVFDRKPSESDALPDAARLGEPNGKDEKVQGNSHVAGFAVDQAGDEVDDDDDEDDDLVLTAFELLDVKEAVDQGHAPKFHSATIPTDNFRKLLMLLLLAAPLDPQESLSLYSPHVVGEKLEGLRATAECILASFVNAETSPGIKYSHFKSIIPVICPNLFRGFNGLFEHFLFSKNLDFSKHQNDTPITKVAQPLLTDSGEILNHNTLCQISLFLPGSDLFRRVRLLYSGNDAGFSMGSFQTKVFNWQAPTLLLVSGTRLSDIPEGGQEAAFAASLPTKRFPHGSKSDQLTFGVYVREPWKHTHRECFGDSDTVLFQLEPIHDVFPASTINKDYVTFTKAPAHHPMLSFGCPHPHPSQAHRKADMLHLGPVSLTLDDSFEFAVFNHDFTSRGGAFRSSSVRKFDFQERFQIESLEVWGCGGDAEARAQAERWAWEEREAEARRKINLGTGDIEADRALLEMAGLIGGARSGGSMG, encoded by the exons ATGGGCCAGAATCTTTCGGATGAGCAACCGCAGCGGCGGTCGCATGAGGAGCTAACTCATGAGCTG GCAGAGAGGTTCAGGAGCAAGTGTTTTACTTCTCTCGAGTTTTACTCCCTCAAGGATGTCTTCAAAAGCCTTGCAGATCAGCAAGATTTGATCAGGTACATGAAGGAGGATACCATCGCTCGCTACCTTGAGATCCCCGACATCCTTGGCGCGTCACCTGTCATTTTTCAAATCGTGTCGTATCTGGGCgcctttcccttccttcaGGATGCCCCGGTAGTATTGGAGCTGCCCCGGATGATCAtggtcatcgtcatcatgacTGAGCGGTACCGAACCGTGCTGGCGCGGGGTTCCTCGGACAGGACCAAGCTGCTATTTAGGAGCTTGGCTGTCTTTGATCGAAAACCATCTGAATCCGATGCTCTTCCAGATGCTGCTCGACTTGGAGAGCCTAatggcaaggatgagaaAGTCCAAGGGAACTCGCATGTTGCTGGCTTCGCAGTGGATCAAGCGGGCGATGAagtcgatgacgacgacgatgaagatgacgacctGGTTTTGACGGCCTTTGAGTTGCTTGACGTTAAAGAAGCCGTGGATCAGGGCCATGCTCCCAAGTTCCATTCTGCGACGATCCCGACTGACAACTTTCGCAAACTTCtgatgctgcttctgctggcCGCTCCCCTCGATCCTCAGGAAAGCCTGTCGTTGTACTCGCCTCACGTTGTTGGCGAGAAACTAGAAGGCCTCCGTGCAACTGCTGAATGCATCCTGGCCTCGTTTGTCAACGCCGAAACATCTCCTGGAATCAAGTACAGCCACTTCAAGAGCATCATCCCTGTGATTTGCCCCAATCTTTTCCGCGGGTTCAACGGCCTTTTTGAACATTTCCTCTTTTCCAAAAACCTAGACTTTTCCAAACATCAAAATGATACCCCTATAACCAAGGTGGCCCAGCCTCTCCTGACCGACTCTGGCGAGATCCTAAACCACAACACCCTGTGCCAGATCTCACTCTTCCTCCCTGGCTCAGACCTTTTCCGCAGAGTGAGACTTCTCTACTCTGGCAATGATGCAGGCTTCTCGATGGGAAGTTTCCAGACAAAGGTGTTCAACTGGCAGGCTCCCACGTTACTCTTGGTCAGTGGAACACGGCTCAGCGATATCCCCgaaggtggccaagaagcagctttCGCGGCATCCCTCCCTACAAAGAGATTTCCTCACGGGAGCAAGTCAGATCAACTCACCTTCGGCGTCTACGTGAGGGAACCTTGGAAACACACTCACAGGGAATGCTTTGGCGACTCGGACACAGTTCTCTTCCAACTGGAACCAATTCACGACGTCTTTCCAgcatccaccatcaacaaagaCTACGTTACCTTTACCAAGGCGCCGGCGCACCATCCCATGTTGTCATTTGGGTGTCCGCACCCTCATCCGTCACAGGCTCACCGAAAAGCCGACATGTTGCATCTGGGTCCCGTCTCGTTGACGCTCGACGATTCATTCGAGTTTGCAGTCTTCAACCATGACTTTACCTCACGAGGGGGCGCGTTCCGCTCGAGTTCGGTGAGGAAATTCGACTTTCAAGAACGCTTTCAGATCGAGAGCCTCGAGGTTTGGGGATGTGGCGGTGATGCAGAAGCTCGAGCGCAGGCCGAGAGATGGGCCTGGGAGGAACGGGAAGCCGAGGCCCGCCGCAAGATCAACCTGGGAACCGGGGATATAGAGGCGGATCGGGCtttgttggagatggcagGGCTGATCGGAGGGGCTCGGAGCGGGGGCTCCATGGGATAG
- a CDS encoding AB hydrolase-1 domain-containing protein translates to MASTGYPAFPSTEETLKHPAYPATIWALEPHQKGKLPVAKDRGGPVNIAWEVHGDGPIKLVLIMGLVGALTSWQRQTKYFGHDRGDRYSVLLIDNRGIGGSDKPLSRYSTSEMALDVIEVLEHIGWTSERQLNVAGISMGGMIAQEMAMRIPKRLQSLSLLCTSAGLTQGAKGLFETLSERVGFIIPKSMERNISDTGLQLFTPEWLAAPDSETLPEPGVTPRCGPPPPEVGPVYRLFDSNFQRFQAQELTKRLDPDTFTTGGLMCQLTAAGLHRKSDEQLRQIADTVGRERILVMHGTRDNMIKLHNGERLIQVMRPGVGLIEDGMGHAPPMERAQWFNSVLEERLGMWTKIVDE, encoded by the exons ATGGCGTCGACCGG ATATCCTGCGTTCCCCTCAACAGAGGAGACGCTCAAACACCCAGCGTATCCAGCTACCATATGGGCGCTGGAACCTCACCAGAAGGGGAAGCTCCCTGTGGCAAAGGACCGCGGTGGTCCTGTGAATATCGCGTGGGAGGTCCATGGCGACGGACCGATCAAGCTTGTG CTTATCATGGGTCTGGTTGGCGCTCTGACCTCGTGGCAGCGCCAGACAAAGTACTTTGGCCATGACCGCGGCGACAGGTACTCGGTCCTGCTCATCGACAACCGTGGCATAGGCGGCAGCGACAAGCCCCTCAGCCGCTACTCGACGAGCGAGATGGCCCTGGACGTCATCGAGGTCCTCGAACACATCGGCTGGACATCTGAACGTCAGCTCAACGTAGCCGGCATCTCCATGGGCGGCATGATCGCCCAAGAGATGGCCATGCGCATCCCCAAGCGCCTCCAGTCTCTCTCACTGCTCTGCACGTCTGCGGGGCTGACCCAGGGCGCAAAGGGTTTGTTTGAAACCCTGTCTGAACGCGTGGGCTTCATCATCCCCAAGTCGATGGAGCGCAACATCTCCGACACGGGTCTGCAGCTCTTCACGCCCGAGTGGCTCGCCGCCCCGGACTCCGAGACCCTCCCGGAGCCGGGCGTCACTCCCCGGTGCGGGCCTCCTCCCCCGGAGGTCGGCCCGGTGTATCGCCTCTTCGACTCCAACTTTCAGCGCTTCCAGGCGCAGGAGCTCACGAAGCGGCTGGACCCGGACACCTTCACCACGGGGGGTCTCATGTGCCAGCTCACAGCGGCGGGCCTGCACCGCAAGTCGGACGAGCAGCTGCGCCAGATTGCCGACACTGTCGGGCGGGAGCGCATCCTCGTCATGCACGGCACGCGCGACAACATGATCAAGTTGCATAACGGTGAGAGGCTCATCCAGGTGATGAGGCCCGGTGTTGGGCTCATCGAGGACGGCATGGGTCATGCCCCCCCGATGGAGCGGGCGCAGTGGTTCAACAGCGTGTTGGAGGAGCGGCTGGGCATGTGGACCAAGATTGTAGATGAGTGA